In the Hyalangium ruber genome, one interval contains:
- a CDS encoding transposase: protein MQKQASRPGADFELWYADGVRFDLLPVTRSMWRRRGSRLALPTPGTNVRVGVVGAIRYPNQHLLFTHQLRTVTAALVPPLLKQLVARAKRTGRRIVLVIDNGRPFSAQLAQTALEAARPWVRTFELPLYTSETLNWIERFWGVLKDTYFSRMLTQQREAFYDDAVRLLRRLQRPGAVRRLMLRTPPEKT, encoded by the coding sequence TTGCAGAAGCAGGCCAGCCGTCCGGGAGCAGACTTCGAGCTGTGGTACGCGGACGGAGTACGCTTCGACCTGCTGCCGGTGACGCGCTCCATGTGGAGGAGGCGGGGCAGCCGCTTGGCGCTGCCCACTCCAGGCACCAACGTTCGAGTGGGCGTGGTGGGCGCCATCCGGTACCCCAACCAGCACCTCCTCTTCACCCACCAACTACGCACCGTCACCGCAGCACTCGTCCCGCCCCTGCTGAAGCAGTTGGTGGCACGCGCCAAGCGCACCGGCAGACGAATCGTGCTCGTCATCGACAACGGACGTCCCTTTTCGGCCCAGCTCGCCCAGACAGCACTTGAAGCGGCGCGGCCGTGGGTGCGCACCTTCGAGTTGCCTCTCTACACCTCCGAGACGCTCAACTGGATTGAGCGCTTCTGGGGAGTGCTCAAGGACACCTACTTCAGCCGCATGCTGACCCAGCAGCGGGAGGCATTCTATGATGATGCCGTCCGCCTCCTGCGCCGTCTTCAGCGACCAGGAGCAGTACGCCGCCTCATGCTGCGTACCCCCCCTGAAAAGACTTAG